A segment of the Candidatus Synechococcus calcipolaris G9 genome:
AATTAGTAGACTACGAAGAATTTTGCGGTATTCATCAAGCCAAGGCAGAGGAGGCCAAGCAAATGGCGGAGATTCCAGAAATGACGGTGCGGGAACTGAAAACCCTACTGGATAGCCCCGCCAAGGACTACGTTCTCCTGGATGTCCGCAACCCCAATGAATACGAGATTGCCCAGATCCCCGGTTCCGTCCTAGTTCCCCTGCCGGATATTGAAAATGGTGATGGCATTGAAAAAGTGCGTAGCCTCACCAACGGTCATCGCTTGATTGTCCATTGCAAGCTAGGGGGGCGATCGGCCAAGGCCCTAGGTCTGCTCAAGCAGGCGGGGATTGAAGGTACCAATGTCAAGGGCGGCATCCAGGCCTGGAGTCAAGAAGTGGATTCTTCTGTGCCCACGTATTAAGAAACACATTAAGGAGATGTTGCGATACGTGAACTTTCTTGAAGAAGTGATGGCTAAAACGGCCGCGATCGCCCTTGCTTCCTTAGAATAACCACTTAGGCCTTTACCTTTAACAGAGGCCCTGCAGTGCTAGGGAAAACGAAACATGGCAGAAGAACTGATTAAGCCTTTTAATGGTGATCCCTTCGAGGGACATTTGTCCACACCGATTTCTGATTCATCCCTTGTGAATGAATTCATTGGCAACCTTCCCGCTTACCGCAAAGGACTTTCCCCGATTTTACGGGGGTTGGAAATTGGTATGGCCCACGGTTATTTCTTGATTGGCCCCTGGGTAAAACTTGGCCCCCTGCGGGACTCTGATGTTGCCAATTTGGGCGGATTAATCTCGGGAATTACACTAATTTTGTTGGCTACCGCCTGTTTGGCTGCCTACGGCTTAGTATCGTTCCAATCCCCCAGTGACAACACGGATGCCCTTAAATCCGGCGAGGGCTGGAGTCAATTTACCGCTGGCTTTTTTGTCGGTGCAATGGGTAGTGCCTTTGTTGCCTTTTTCTTGCTGGAGAACTTTGCTGTTGTAGACGGCATTATGACTGGGTTCTTTAACTAGGGCAAGGTGATACCTGTTTAATTTATTCCAAGAAGGAGAATACTGGCAATGTTAGCAATGTTAGGATCCTATTCCGCTTCATTTCTGCCCTGGATTTTTATTCCCGTGGTATGTTGGTTAATGCCTGTGGTTGTGATGGGCTTACTGTTTCTCTACATCGAAGGAGATGCAGAGGCCTAGTTGGGTCTGAGTCCCTTGGCTAGATCTTGCGGACAAAGCTTCACATGTAATCATTGGGTTAACATCCCTTAGCTTTAAGAAATACTTCCCTCATTCTCAGTTTAATGGGGGATTTTTTATGGGGCACACTAAGCTCAGAGATGTCCCTAGCCAGGTACGATCGGCTCCTATCCTAGGGGCAATGAATCTATGACATCAAATCTATGACATCAAACGAGGCAAACCCAACAACCGGCCAAGTCATTGTGATCACGGGCCCCAGTGGGGTTGGCAAGGGCACTCTCCTGCGGCAACTCTGTAGCCAGGATGAAAATCTATGTCTTTCTGTCTCGGCCACAACCCGCGCTCCCCGGCCCGGAGAAATTGACGGGCAGCATTATTACTTTGTCACCCTTGAAAAGTTTCGCACCATGATTGCCCAAGGGGAACTTTTAGAATGGGCAGAGTTTGCCCAACATTATTACGGTACGCCCCGCGCCCCCCTAGAGATGCTGATCCACCAAGGCAAAGATGTCATCCTTGAAATTGAATTAGAGGGGGCTCGCCAAGTCCGAACAACGTACCCTGATGCGCGGCAAATCTTTATACTCCCCCCCTCCATGGCGGAACTGGAGCGGCGGATCCGAGATCGGGGGCAAGATAGTGAGGCGGCGATCGCCCGTCGCCTGGCCCGGGCCCAAACAGAAATTGCAGCGGCGGCGGAATTTGATTATCAACTGGTGAATGATGATCTTCACCAAAGTTTACAGGAGTTAGAGTCGATTATTGCTCAATGCAGACATCCTTAAATCAAAATCATAAAAATGATAGTGGCCTGTTTCCTGAGAACGTTTTAGATAAGGGGCATATGGGGGGCATACCTCCACCCCCTCCTAACTAAGTAACGATAGTTATTGCAGATGAAGATGTGATTAGGACACTTCCAAATGGGAGTCCCTTGGTTCACAGGCTTCTCAGAGGCAAAATGTCCTAACACTCTACTCACTTGCAATATATCCCTCTTTTATCACTTCAGGATATCCAAACGTATTTGCGCTGTTTTAGCCCACGAAAAATCAAGCTTTGACCCCAGTTTAAAAGAAGAGGGATATCATTCCTGTTGAGCAGATGAAAACAACTTGTGCAACCAACACGAAATCTTCTGGCAGTCCGCTTCAACAGGGTTGTTAGCTTACGGCAACAATCCGGCTATTTGAACTAGAGATAATTGGCAATTGCCATCCTTTTAGAAGCTTGAATAGCCCAGCGAATAAAATAACAAAAATTTAATTCATTTGAAATGATAACATCCAACATTCCGAGAGTTATAGGTACAATGTATACCCCTTCACTTCTATGAAAGATACTCCCTTTTTGCGTATTGAAATCACCGATTTCCTCAATAGCGGTCTCCTTAAAGGATGGACCAATAAAAAAACTTAACGCCCTCCCCTTGCAGGCTCTCCAGCATGTTTTCTCAATTTCTGGCCTTGCTACTTTGCTAGTCTGGTAATTCTTACATTCCCCTATCAAACATGAAGGGCAATCTCCAATAAGACCCCAAACTTCATAAATGGTCTCATCAACAGTGATTAGATTAATATCTATCTGTCCTAAAGCTGTATCTCTATTTGTGACAGATAAAGAACTAATAAGTGACATTCTATTGAATAGACTCTTTAGTAAATCCTCCAAAAGATCGCCTTGCTCTTTAGTGTTTTTGAAGCTTCCAGCTTTTATTCTTGTTAATATCTCCTTCTCACTCTTATAGCCATCATCACAAATAAAAGTATTGTTGCAAGTTAAAACGTCCCTTTTACGGTTATCATTTTGAATAGACTTATTAATAAAATCTTGAATATCTAATAAAAATTTGTTACAATTCATAACTATCTCGTACTCTTGATTTCGAGAGGCTGAATATAAATTGCAACTTCGAGTTGACTATTAGGATATGTGAATTCACATGATTCACAGTAAGTCGTTGTATTACCTGGATCAACCCGATGAAATTCAGAGCAGAAATACCTTTTAATAACTTCAATCTCCCCAGATGCTTGTAAATCTAAAAATGTTTTGTAAAGCTCGCCTTCTATTACATGGCAATAATCGGCTATATCAGAAATACCTATCAAACCACCTTGATAGCGTTCTTCAATGTACTCACGAACACAATTAGCCGCTCTGGGTTCCATCTTGGATATTGTCAGAAAGTTTAATTAAATACACAATGTATGTTACCACCTCTTCAGGTACATATTCCCTGAAAAATAATCCTCCAGTTTTTGTAATTGAAAATGAATATTTTTTCTGTTCATAGCTAAATGATATGTTACCTTTAACTGGATTTTTAACCAACTCTTTCAGAATCGCCTTAGCTTCAGGATTAGTCTCTTCATCTAAATCCCTCAAATCTTCAAGAGTAGCTTCAAACATTGATGCCTTAATTCCAGGAAAAGGAGAGGCAATACGTTTATAGGCACCATCAAGTGCCCTCTTTAACGAATCGATTTTAACTATTTGTCTAATGGGTTTGACTAAGCTTTTTTTAGCATCCTCAGCCTCACCAATAAAATAGCTCCTTGCCGCTGAGAAGGGATTGTCATTATCCAAAATTGCAGTTGATACAAAATCTCGCACAACCTGATAAGGACCTCGAATTTCTAATATGTCTAGGTCTTTTCTAATTATGATTTCAAATTCTGTGGTTGGATGAAAAGATACAACCTCTAGTCCATTTAGTTCTTCTTTCTTTTCTTGTCTAGAGCCAACTAAAAATATTGCTTGGCTAGGGAAAGAGACTTGTTTAATTTTAGTCTGAGATTCTTTTCCTTTACTTCTTGGTTGATTAACCTCTAAATACTTTTGATTAAGTTCAACAATGGCATGCAGATAAAAGGTATAGTTTTGCCCCATGAAACGATTGTTTTCCCATGATCTGACCCAATCAACTATGCTGCTAGGATCTGCTAAAGATATTAAATAGTCTGCCTCGCGGGCTGTTAAAACAGCATCTCTAAGAAAGTTCTTAAATTTTCCTACAAATTCAAAGTTTTTATTCTTTATCTGATACTCAAAAATGACTCTACTTACAATCTCATCCCGACTTTTGATCTTACTGAAGTCTAAATCTTGCTCCCAAAACTTTACCAATATTTCTTTTGGTAATCGGCTTAATCTTCTAGCCAGCAAATGCTCCTTAAACTCAAGCTTAGATTGATTTTTGAGAGAGGATTTTGAACTTGACGTGCTCATTTAATGCTCTAAACTAAAAGGGTAGATTTTTTAGTGGATTCAGTATTACCAATCTAGCTTGGTAGCTTAGGCATCAGTGTAACTCACCATTGACTTAATGAGCCATATGTATATGGTTCAGAACAAAGCTATTTCTGCAATGCCCCATCATAAGAGCAGCCAGCTAACTATGTTGTCACCTGAAGGTTGAGGAATAAACCGGCAGCGTGAAATGAAAACAACTCCCCTTGCCCAGGGTGGAATCGACCCAAATTTGACCATAATGGGCTTGGATAATTTGCCGACAAAGGGACAAACCAATGCCGTAGCCTTCAATGGCGCGATCGCGATCGAGGCGAACCGTATCCCGGAAAATTTGTTCCTGTTGCTCAGCAGGAATCCCTGGCCCCGTATCACACACGGTAATTTGCAGTTTTTGGGTCATGCGGTGCAGCAAACTCAGATGAATCGAGCCTTTCTCTGGGGTATATTTTGAGGCATTGTCCAAAAGATTGATCAGAACTTGGCGGATGCGATCGCCATCCCCATAGACAAAGGGAGCATCTAGGGGAATATCACTGGTCAATTGCTGTTGTTTTTGGGCAAACCCATCCCGAAGTTGCTCCAGGGTCTCTTGACACAGTTGCTTCATATCTAACTGGCGAGGGCAAATATTTAGGCTAGCACTGGGGCCCCGCGCCGCTAGGAGTAAGTCCGTAATCATGTCTCCCATGGTTTGACTTTGATTGCGGGCATGGGTTAACAATCGCAAAATCATCCCCGGGTCTAGGCGAACACCGGACTCCGCCGACCAATTTGTTTCCAGGGTTTCTAGGGCAATTCCTAGGGCCGTCAGAGGATTACGCAATTCATGGGCAAGCAGGGCAATGATGCGATCTTTGAATAGGAGTTGGGCCTCCAGAACCTCCACTTGGCGGCGTAGCTTGAAAGACTCATCCTGGACACGGACAAGTTCCATGGTGCAGTCCGACTGCGACGCGGCGGTTTTTTGCACATCCGCCTGGAGAATTTCCGCCACTTCCCGTTGCCAGCGGGGCCACCAATAATCTACCTTGTGGATGAGTTTACGGCCGGTCAAGGTCTGTCGGGGTTCGGGGCGAATTTTAATCAAGGCTGGGGTGGCAACCAGCTTATATTCTTCCAAGAGGTAGGGCTGCTCGCCAATGGGAACAATTTTTAGATCAAAATCAAAGTTAGAGTCCAAGGTATACAGATGGGACTGAATTTCGGCGGCTTCTTCTTCATCCCCAGGACGATTGGCCACAAATAAAAGAAAGCCTAGGGGAGGTTGGGGGGTGATCTCCATATCACCAGTGGAACGGGGAAACCCCTATGTAAATGACATGACGATACAATCCCATGAAATATTTTCCTTGCTCCTCAGAAACCCATCAGGCCTCTAATAACGTTAGCCATAAAAATCGTTGATTCTAGGGATGCTCACAGAGCCGCTGATCCCCACTTGAGGAGACGGGCCCATCTCTCTACAGTTATACTGGACGGTGAATGATTAAGTAAATATTAATTTATTCTCGGCGATCGCTCTGATATTGGGAAACAATCGCCTTCAATTTTTGGTTCTGCGGTTTAAGGGTTGCTCGGTTTTCCATTTCATCCTGTTCATCCTGATGGCTATTTATTTTTATCAACTAGATAAACCCTACGGCAGTTTCTCGAATTTTTCCGCCCACGGTTTTTGGTTGCAACGGCACTATTGGCCAACGGCAGAACATTACTACCAAGCGCAGAAGTTTGTTGGTACCTCCCTGGCATCCCTAAGCCAGGTCATTCGCCAGGCCGCCACCCCCACCGATGCGGCCCGCATGGGTCGAGACCCGCGCAATCTATTGCGGCCCGATTGGGAACATATCAAACAAGAGGTGATGTGGACGGCACTACAGGCAAAGTTTTCCGCCCATCCTGATTTGCAAATTCTGTTGCTTTCCACAGGGGATGAATGGATTGTGGAAGATTCGCCAGTGGATGCCTATTGGGGCCGGGGGCCGGATGGCCAGGGAAAAAATTATTTAGGTCGGCTGCTGATGCAGTTACGGCAACATCTGCGTCAAGAGCAGGTTTGTTCCCGTTTGCCCCATGGTTGATCTCCTCGATGCCAAACATTGGCCCTTTGCCCTGGATCTATTACCGGAGGGAGCCTATTTAGTGGGGGGAATAGTGCGGGATGCCCTGCTTCAACGGCCGGCGACGACCTATCTGGATTTAGATTTTGTGGTTCCCAAGGCTGCCCTGGAAACGGCCGCGGCCATGGCTCGAACCTATGGGGCTGGATTGGTTGTCCTGGATCGCGATCGCCACATTGCTCGGGTTGTCTTTGCCGAGGCGACGGTGGATTTTGCCCAAATGGTGGGAGATGATCTGAACACGGATTTACATCAGCGGGATTTTTGTATGAATGCGATCGCCTACGATCCGCGTCAGCAGACCTTCATTGATCCCCTCGGCGGGCAACGGGATATTCATCAGAAAATCATTCGGATGGTTGCTCCCGCCAACCTCAGGGCAGATCCGGTACGGTTATTGCGGGCCTATCGTCAGGGCAGTCAATTGGGGTTTACCCTTGAACCAGAGACCCGAACCACCCTGCAAACCCTGGGACAGTATTTAGGCGAGGTTGCCCCGGAACGGATTCGCGCCGAGTTGAGCTATATCCTCAGCCAGGCCCATAGTGGAGCCTATGTCACCCTCGCCCATGAAGATGGCCTGCTGCCAGTGTGGTTGCCATCGGTAATAGATCAATCGATTCAAACCTATCAGGCCCTAGAACGGGCGATCGCCCAGAAAATCTTCCCAGCCTTAATATCTCCCTTAAATCAGCCCATCCTTACCGATCCCGCCCCCGGCGAACCCCAGCGGCGCACCCTCGCCCTATTGAGTAAACTCGCTTGCCTCGTCAACCCTGATCCAACCATTGCTGGCCAAGAACTAAGCCATTTAACCTACAGTCGCCAAGAAATTAAAGTAGTCCAACGCCTCTGGCAACTGCGCCACACTTGGATGCCACGGTTAGAAGCGGGTTCCCTAGATCGGAGTGAGCAATTTTATCTGTTTAAGCAATCCAACCACCTCTTCCCTGGACTTGTGTTCCTGTTGGTGGCCCAAGGGATGCCTCCATCCTTCCTAGGGGATTTGGTGGAGCCTTGGCTCATTCCCGATCATCCCATTGCCCACCCGCCCGTCCTATTGCAGGGCGCGGATTTACTCCGTCATTTTTCCCTGAAACCTGGGCCAGCCCTGGGCCGCCTTTTAGCCCAAGTGGAGCAGGCTCAAGCAACGGGAGAACTCTCCACCCCCCAAGAAGCCCTGGAATTTGTCCAGACCCAATTGAGCCAAGGCTAGAATAAAATTAAGTTTGCCCCAATGGAGTACCGAAAATGTCCCCAACCCAAACCGTTCCTGTCACCGTACTCACGGGCTATCTTGGGGCCGGTAAAACCACCCTCCTGAATCGCATTTTGACCCACGAGCATGGCAAGAAAGTCGCGGTCATTGTCAATGAGTTTGGCGAAGTGGGGATTGATAATCAATTGGTGATCAACACCGATGAAGAAATTTTCGAAATGAACAATGGTTGTATTTGCTGTACGGTACGGGGGGATCTAATTCGGATTATTAGTAACCTGATGCGGCGGCGACACAAGTTTGATCATTTGGTAATTGAAACCACCGGCCTGGCGGATCCGGCTCCGGTCATCCAAACCTTTTTTATGGATGAGGACGTGCGTGAGGAAACCAGCCTAGATGCGGTGGTGACGGTTGTGGATGCCAAACATATTAGCCAGCACTGGGATGCGGATGAAGCCCAAGAACAGATTGCCTTTGCGGATGTGATTCTGCTCAATAAAACTGATCTGGTGACGGCGGCGGAGTTGGATGACCTCGAAGACAAAATCCGCACCATGAATACCCTAGCCAAGGTCTACCGAACCGAAAACGCGGCGATCGCCATGGATGCAATTTTAGGGGTGGGCGGATTTGATTTAGAGCGGGCCCTAGCCGTTGATCCCGACTTTCTCGGCGAAGATGCCCACGAGCATGATAGTACGGTAGGCTCCATTGCCATTGTGGAACCGGGAAATGTGGATGGGGAGAAACTCAACGCCTGGCTGAGTGAACTCCTACGGAATCAAGGGCCGGATATTTTCCGCATGAAAGGAATTTTGAATATTGCCGGAGCCGTCACCCCCTTTGTTTTTCAGGGGGTTCATATGCTCTTTGATGGTCGTCCCTTGGATCCCACGGCAATGAGCTATGCAGGAAAACCACGACTGAATGAGCTAGTCTTTATCGGCAGAAATTTAGACGATGCCCAACTCAAAGCAGATTTTCGGAATTGCTTGGTTTGAGGCAGATTTAGGGCAGGGTTCAATCCACCTCTTCCCCAAACCAGACCACGGCATACTTCTCGTAGATACCAATGCCTAGGGCCTGCCAAGTTTTGGTTGCCCAGATTCCTTCGTTTAATATCACCGCGCGATGAAGATGGCTCTGCTGCCAAGTGGCGAGTGTGCCCGTTGCCGTTGCTTTGCGGGGTCCTTCGTAGGCGTTTTCATAGCCATTGCCGGGGTATGTCGTTCCCAGGCGTTGGGGGGCATTCCACATACAGGCATAGGTGGCGGGTTGGGAGGCATGGTAGGGACAATCACTCCAACCATGGGTTAAATACCCCACATTGTGAACCAAGTCCAAAATATGGCGATTGGCAACTTGGTTGAGGGCCGGGGAGAGGGGAATGGGTGGCAAACCGTGGCGATCGCGGTATTCATTTATCAGGGTGTAGAGGTTCTGCTCTTCCGGGTCAATCTGATCACCTCTACAGACAGGAGCCGTTAAGATGTCCCTGCCCCGGCAATGGGGGTATAGAGAATTTTCGCCAGTGGCGGGGCTAATGAAATCCACCATGAGAAGAAGGGCTAGGGTACAAA
Coding sequences within it:
- a CDS encoding CCA tRNA nucleotidyltransferase gives rise to the protein MVDLLDAKHWPFALDLLPEGAYLVGGIVRDALLQRPATTYLDLDFVVPKAALETAAAMARTYGAGLVVLDRDRHIARVVFAEATVDFAQMVGDDLNTDLHQRDFCMNAIAYDPRQQTFIDPLGGQRDIHQKIIRMVAPANLRADPVRLLRAYRQGSQLGFTLEPETRTTLQTLGQYLGEVAPERIRAELSYILSQAHSGAYVTLAHEDGLLPVWLPSVIDQSIQTYQALERAIAQKIFPALISPLNQPILTDPAPGEPQRRTLALLSKLACLVNPDPTIAGQELSHLTYSRQEIKVVQRLWQLRHTWMPRLEAGSLDRSEQFYLFKQSNHLFPGLVFLLVAQGMPPSFLGDLVEPWLIPDHPIAHPPVLLQGADLLRHFSLKPGPALGRLLAQVEQAQATGELSTPQEALEFVQTQLSQG
- a CDS encoding histidine kinase, with the translated sequence MEITPQPPLGFLLFVANRPGDEEEAAEIQSHLYTLDSNFDFDLKIVPIGEQPYLLEEYKLVATPALIKIRPEPRQTLTGRKLIHKVDYWWPRWQREVAEILQADVQKTAASQSDCTMELVRVQDESFKLRRQVEVLEAQLLFKDRIIALLAHELRNPLTALGIALETLETNWSAESGVRLDPGMILRLLTHARNQSQTMGDMITDLLLAARGPSASLNICPRQLDMKQLCQETLEQLRDGFAQKQQQLTSDIPLDAPFVYGDGDRIRQVLINLLDNASKYTPEKGSIHLSLLHRMTQKLQITVCDTGPGIPAEQQEQIFRDTVRLDRDRAIEGYGIGLSLCRQIIQAHYGQIWVDSTLGKGSCFHFTLPVYSSTFR
- a CDS encoding NADAR family protein, whose translation is MAIYFYQLDKPYGSFSNFSAHGFWLQRHYWPTAEHYYQAQKFVGTSLASLSQVIRQAATPTDAARMGRDPRNLLRPDWEHIKQEVMWTALQAKFSAHPDLQILLLSTGDEWIVEDSPVDAYWGRGPDGQGKNYLGRLLMQLRQHLRQEQVCSRLPHG
- the gmk gene encoding guanylate kinase — protein: MTSNEANPTTGQVIVITGPSGVGKGTLLRQLCSQDENLCLSVSATTRAPRPGEIDGQHYYFVTLEKFRTMIAQGELLEWAEFAQHYYGTPRAPLEMLIHQGKDVILEIELEGARQVRTTYPDARQIFILPPSMAELERRIRDRGQDSEAAIARRLARAQTEIAAAAEFDYQLVNDDLHQSLQELESIIAQCRHP
- a CDS encoding photosystem I reaction center protein subunit XI, producing the protein MAEELIKPFNGDPFEGHLSTPISDSSLVNEFIGNLPAYRKGLSPILRGLEIGMAHGYFLIGPWVKLGPLRDSDVANLGGLISGITLILLATACLAAYGLVSFQSPSDNTDALKSGEGWSQFTAGFFVGAMGSAFVAFFLLENFAVVDGIMTGFFN
- a CDS encoding photosystem I reaction center subunit VIII, coding for MLGSYSASFLPWIFIPVVCWLMPVVVMGLLFLYIEGDAEA
- a CDS encoding CobW family GTP-binding protein, whose product is MSPTQTVPVTVLTGYLGAGKTTLLNRILTHEHGKKVAVIVNEFGEVGIDNQLVINTDEEIFEMNNGCICCTVRGDLIRIISNLMRRRHKFDHLVIETTGLADPAPVIQTFFMDEDVREETSLDAVVTVVDAKHISQHWDADEAQEQIAFADVILLNKTDLVTAAELDDLEDKIRTMNTLAKVYRTENAAIAMDAILGVGGFDLERALAVDPDFLGEDAHEHDSTVGSIAIVEPGNVDGEKLNAWLSELLRNQGPDIFRMKGILNIAGAVTPFVFQGVHMLFDGRPLDPTAMSYAGKPRLNELVFIGRNLDDAQLKADFRNCLV
- a CDS encoding CAP domain-containing protein, producing MAALTFFQNIRWVQSVSRAVCTLALLLMVDFISPATGENSLYPHCRGRDILTAPVCRGDQIDPEEQNLYTLINEYRDRHGLPPIPLSPALNQVANRHILDLVHNVGYLTHGWSDCPYHASQPATYACMWNAPQRLGTTYPGNGYENAYEGPRKATATGTLATWQQSHLHRAVILNEGIWATKTWQALGIGIYEKYAVVWFGEEVD